One Amblyomma americanum isolate KBUSLIRL-KWMA unplaced genomic scaffold, ASM5285725v1 scaffold_12, whole genome shotgun sequence genomic region harbors:
- the LOC144111893 gene encoding ectopic P granules protein 5 homolog, translating into MEQVRVKKKPKKKQHSGQPQASTSSACESSNLAVTSAKLDAEGAVASQSCDEKSVVYATPQPSATGDNCDEASGAAPEGVDSSACIDGTDAVLPSYPAEAVTEQQDDGERCPEELNADQVTETVTLAAPKVPTAPAESLDSHYAFPSSSHAAATERCQVGDTKAPAAVAVRSDDALSRNRSIGKLYPELSEIRDNRESMRPFTEDQILMLYESAWLKARKSIVAEFVTLNEERHLNHHELYRLLENYLKSREQLASTQSVMRSLQEDVAQQEACLWDIVPDVVSGKGRCADNKRVTGEHYFQRALYNNDAASAMASSAQKLLKLLGEKHVLHMHNAHTQRVQIDYYFQLLLDAAPFRDMPKNTPVSSGTQPQLAGSVAELRTCISVLYVFLRKAVQDDVFVSDVQSWLRMLGSLLLRVASLADHFFLLNHVVRCPPGIHKWAISLVQIPSPMPWPENTDWRQATVGCQQLDYALAALATILLPVESRAEYLQPLQSALEAASCHEPWVVLDSDGEEDDPPSVVYWRENDVVALLNQVPFAGIFQHLLLVVSEDYDAARTSEQGVLKLIAVASHLVSIFHTGLKTFNHSRYKQLTKRISRLIRHTVQYVSDHWKSFRLTQGANDTAILMRLQIEYDQFFLRAVNCIFYSQSTGAWQFMAVLPYSCVSTVMLWQLLWLLHNNYEEKVQQTHLSPSEICEQLQEKGQKQSFEEKLCSMPQSEVYFLLTSFANMATSREGDGRAFTHVVALEVFQITYLNRNLRQLFAKEGRDLLSSLAQKEPCVVSVLLDAIDDHMMALGVMACYLMQSMPLHLWVPDKQDLDVISHFLLYYPLDSPQSQLARLLIENLNYGFNEQGQLSLQHCLHQQLALLLLEAYNKLCVPFEAAGYVYKQVRYLSYLATGTTGETSTPMGFAAWVWTTLFQLKLHAFDSNHELQLRLVMDETPPPDIAPDLEQCEWLHPLLRASKDLRPPALFLSVSIGTIGHYREQVLGTGLKLVSTLILNEQHAAAVKCIGHILPLFYLHQDMLLGNQQFLEDLQRLVLADNTYLAAAKSLVGSEQQGTVLKELAAMMTCLVQQAKCWGLPSLPIRLWTALLFHLPDTPMHRAAYKPKGRENVMHLLDVVVQLAYFEADCLDSVLAHFTELLATLPAPTASQSMMRSVFSYMLGSQSGSWPAMVPFQSAPTFPWFSLAGMLAEAQLPEVATAWKSLLSAIADSPQVSMEVLVKKTMQAPLDVLLLYRWAYQALQTDADHPALPLIWQQFFSLYLQRCPNGNSAGPRFFESTSYFSLLKKMKRRLSELADHSYQRCANTDEEEPSRDLLERLFKMYRTFSLWLEEPRLQTASIDFSALPSQYCPDALCAIIQGNCQLWHELVSLEEGQRKLQSLQQLPQRPSASRPCRNQQQHCEQAPEERIISRLKTYEGQMPAPSMPMLRPIIPAVPCLAPQVRELVSAQLRVLVGEASTVVGRLDKLTCLDHICREELLPILYDNVAAFVHLSVPCDYREECKGPLHLRLQYYEAREAPDISHKIEKNRTEWIATLTELQRAPPHASCCAQVQLEACLTQLVQRHRQATPGTKEALQKLGSEVFFDVVGFLHKEMVQYLPTRQFVTLCLDMVGEEFVANRADQCLPVLQAILNDPSMVGHVAPFFSPGAANEEQYALMYQSVSSCIIPSLYNAVFVMLSKFDLPGWLISHEPSKAVRQQLLVAVEKALCKCGISPQAPLLPLVEVFHLHLYSLLQFHFPEHYAFVLAMLLRGTESCSIAVTTWGVFLQALGYCMPDKVVKTYDEEYAKHQCLLTLAEAGGSIDTTADHFTGLRKSDASTAKSGLYGRVRPFLPVLPRFFSVIAHCYIWEKLKAPSANLQEAVNIVLRLYGPWLELTDGKSMCLPWLPGDTKDASCMADSLVTVLAFFPRCCQDAWNVNVLSFAWQHYFIKYVWTNPPEYITTAVQTAFATLPWSQFCPSTDDMRLACKLLEAKYSGHLDFLVNVFTQVQWKERLDETLQLAAECVVEYHSCFAELVVSLAWHQNMSAFVATTVGPLHEHEWGMLPVELVSLVQKKLACNCDVRQLLKASPGTDKTMLDFVATLSCMSPGTKRDPNKQLSFVTTLVGLYGPALEAAEVQDVTMLLPQLLDQCQMVQGSVPVLGRALSLLDSGRKGSAQEQALLGGLLPWLDERPGHPVLLAVLAAACTNIASVQHLVCVTEACLAAFFEENTAADGGWAQAAAAFRVPELTVADFREQCAMQGAHLTQMCYLMHCLPQCRSPEDERALLDQLADWVSQGRAGGESEPKLLLLWAKLLTLSLRQLDFGGSPQVVARLLGNFCATLGVLGEDRDTGGLLGALGMGRRSTVSVQFRFCCRVVAAFVAARLTDNAAVANQMLSRLQVLQTTKAYQPLLQEIQEALNIVQDTSLTLGDSLHMIQTLVNFFYCEKAYLRVLFFGTV; encoded by the coding sequence GGAAGACCAGATACTCATGCTGTACGAAAGCGCCTGGCTGAAAGCGAGAAAAAGCATAGTTGCGGAATTCGTGACCCTCAATGAAGAGCGACACTTGAACCACCACGAGCTCTACAGGCTTCTAGAAAATTACCTGAAGTCCAGGGAGCAACTTGCCTCAACACAGTCTGTTATGCGCAGCTTACAAGAAGATGTCGCACAGCAAGAAGCATGCCTGTGGGATATTGTGCCGGATGTTGTTAGTGGAAAAGGGAGGTGCGCCGACAACAAGCGAGTCACTGGCGAGCATTATTTTCAGCGCGCGCTGTACAACAATGACGCGGCGTCAGCAATGGCGTCGTCTGCGCAGAAGCTGCTCAAGTTGCTTGGAGAAAAGCATGTCTTGCACATGCACAATGCTCATACACAGCGGGTCCAGATCGATTACTATTTCCAGCTGCTCCTGGATGCTGCTCCTTTCCGGGACATGCCAAAGAATACTCCTGTCAGCAGTGGAACGCAGCCGCAACTTGCGGGCAGTGTTGCTGAACTGAGGACATGCATCAGTGTGCTGTATGTGTTTTTGAGGAAGGCCGTGCAAGATGATGTGTTTGTGAGTGACGTGCAATCGTGGTTGCGCATGCTGGGAAGCCTGCTCTTACGAGTGGCTTCCTTGGCTGATCACTTCTTCCTGCTGAACCATGTGGTGCGGTGTCCACCAGGAATCCACAAGTGGGCCATCAGCCTAGTCCAGATACCAAGCCCCATGCCGTGGCCTGAAAACACCGATTGGCGCCAGGCTACGGTAGGCTGCCAACAGCTGGACTATGCGCTGGCGGCATTGGCCACCATTTTGCTGCCAGTTGAAAGCCGCGCAGAGTACCTTCAACCCCTACAGAGCGCCTTAGAGGCAGCCTCCTGCCACGAGCCATGGGTTGTGCTGGACTCTGATGGTGAGGAAGATGATCCACCTTCAGTGGTCTACTGGAGGGAGAACGACGTTGTGGCTCTGCTGAACCAGGTGCCCTTTGCAGGCATCTTCCAACATCTCCTGTTGGTGGTGTCCGAGGACTACGACGCAGCCAGAACTTCCGAGCAAGGTGTTCTCAAGCTGATTGCAGTGGCTTCGCACTTGGTCTCAATTTTCCATACTGGCCTGAAGACGTTTAACCACTCGCGTTACAAGCAGCTAACCAAGAGAATCAGCCGCTTGATTCGTCACACAGTTCAGTATGTCTCGGACCATTGGAAGAGCTTTCGGCTCACGCAAGGTGCAAATGACACGGCCATTCTGATGCGCCTCCAAATTGAGTATGATCAGTTCTTCCTGCGTGCAGTCAACTGCATATTCTACTCGCAGAGCACAGGCGCGTGGCAGTTCATGGCCGTCCTTCCTTACTCTTGCGTGTCAACAGTTATGCTATGGCAGTTGCTGTGGCTCCTGCACAATAATTACGAAGAAAAGGTGCAGCAGACCCATCTGTCTCCGAGCGAAATCTGTGAACAGTTGCAAGAAAAAGGGCAGAAGCAGAGCTTTGAAGAGAAACTGTGCTCCATGCCTCAGTCGGAGGTGTACTTCTTGCTGACTTCATTTGCTAACATGGCTACCTCCAGAGAAGGGGATGGCCGTGCTTTCACTCATGTGGTGGCCCTGGAAGTCTTCCAAATCACCTACCTGAACCGCAACCTGAGGCAGCTGTTTGCCAAGGAAGGACGTGATCTGCTGTCGTCCCTAGCGCAGAAGGAGCCGTGTGTTGTGTCAGTGCTACTGGACGCTATCGATGACCACATGATGGCACTGGGTGTGATGGCTTGCTACCTGATGCAGTCCATGCCCCTGCACCTGTGGGTTCCCGACAAGCAAGACTTGGACGTCATTTCTCATTTCCTTCTCTATTACCCACTTGACTCGCCCCAGAGCCAGTTGGCTCGACTACTCATCGAGAACCTCAACTACGGCTTCAATGAACAGGGCCAACTTTCTCTGCAACACTGCCTGCACCAACAACTTGCACTTCTGCTCCTCGAAGCCTACAATAAGCTGTGCGTTCCGTTTGAGGCAGCTGGCtatgtctacaagcaggttcgtTACTTGTCGTATCTGGCAACGGGCACCACTGGCGAGACTTCAACGCCCATGGGCTTTGCTGCCTGGGTATGGACAACCCTCTTTCAACTCAAGCTGCATGCATTTGACAGCAACCACGAATTGCAGCTGCGCCTTGTCATGGATGAAACTCCTCCGCCAGACATTGCACCAGATCTCGAACAGTGCGAGTGGCTCCACCCTCTCCTTCGGGCTAGCAAGGACCTGCGCCCTCCAGCTCTCTTTCTGTCGGTTTCTATCGGGACTATTGGTCACTACCGAGAACAGGTGCTTGGCACTGGCCTGAAGCTCGTATCAACACTGATACTCAAtgagcagcatgcagcagccgtGAAATGCATAGGTCATATCTTGCCACTCTTCTATTTGCATCAGGACATGCTTTTAGGCAACCAGCAGTTCCTGGAAGATTTACAGCGCTTAGTTTTGGCAGACAACACGTACCTGGCAGCAGCCAAAAGTCTTGTGGGGTCGGAACAGCAAGGCACTGTGCTGAAGGAGCTTGCTGCTATGATGACCTGCCTTGTTCAGCAAGCCAAGTGCTGGGGTCTTCCATCACTTCCCATCAGGCTTTGGACAGCACTGCTATTCCACCTTCCCGACACCCCCATGCACAGAGCAGCCTACAAGCCCAAGGGCCGGGAAAATGTCATGCACCTTCTTGACGTTGTGGTACAGCTGGCCTACTTTGAGGCAGACTGTCTTGACAGTGTGCTGGCACACTTTACAGAACTGCTCGCCACCTTGCCAGCGCCCACAGCATCACAATCCATGATGAGGTCAGTGTTCTCCTACATGCTTGGAAGCCAAAGTGGCTCTTGGCCAGCGATGGTGCCCTTCCAGTCGGCACCGACGTTCCCATGGTTTTCCCTGGCAGGGATGCTTGCAGAAGCTCAGCTACCAGAAGTGGCCACTGCCTGGAAGTCCTTGCTGTCTGCCATAGCAGATTCACCCCAGGTGTCCATGGAAGTCCTCGTCAAGAAAACCATGCAGGCACCCTTGGATGTCCTACTGCTGTACCGATGGGCTTACCAGGCTCTACAGACTGATGCAGACCATCCCGCCTTGCCCCTTATAtggcagcaatttttttcccTCTATCTGCAAAGGTGTCCCAATGGTAATAGTGCAGGCCCTCGTTTCTTTGAGAGCACAAGCTATTTCTCTTTGCTGAAGAAAATGAAACGGCGGCTGAGTGAGTTAGCAGACCATAGCTACCAGCGGTGTGCTAACACGGATGAAGAGGAACCATCAAGAGATCTGCTTGAGAGGTTGTTCAAAATGTACCGCACTTTCAGTCTGTGGCTGGAAGAGCCACGCCTTCAGACTGCCAGCATTGACTTCAGTGCCCTGCCATCTCAGTACTGCCCCGATGCACTGTGTGCCATCATTCAAGGAAACTGCCAGCTCTGGCACGAGCTTGTGTCTCTGGAGGAAGGACAGCGCAAGCTCCAGAGCCTTCAGCAGCTTCCCCAGCGACCGAGTGCCAGCCGCCCCTGCAGAAATCAGCAGCAGCATTGTGAACAAGCCCCCGAAGAACGCATCATCTCTCGGCTCAAGACATATGAAGGCCAGATGCCAGCGCCTTCCATGCCAATGCTTCGACCAATCATTCCCGCCGTGCCTTGCCTTGCACCACAGGTGCGAGAGTTGGTGTCTGCGCAGCTTAGGGTGCTAGTAGGTGAGGCGAGCACAGTCGTTGGCCGGCTGGACAAACTGACCTGCTTGGATCACATTTGCCGGGAGGAACTGTTACCCATTCTCTATGACAACGTTGCTGCGTTTGTGCACCTGTCCGTGCCCTGTGACTACCGTGAGGAGTGCAAAGGCCCGCTACACCTGAGGCTGCAGTACTACGAAGCAAGAGAGGCCCCCGACATTTCGCACAAGATAGAGAAGAACAGGACCGAGTGGATCGCCACTCTGACAGAGCTGCAGCGTGCTCCACCACATGCCAGTTGCTGCGCACAAGTGCAGCTGGAGGCCTGCCTCACTCAGCTGGTTCAGCGGCACCGTCAGGCCACCCCAGGCACGAAGGAGGCACTGCAGAAGCTGGGCAGTGAAGTCTTCTTTGATGTGGTCGGGTTTCTGCACAAGGAGATGGTGCAATACCTTCCTACAAGACAGTTTGTGACCCTCTGCTTGGACATGGTGGGAGAAGAGTTTGTGGCCAACAGGGCTGATCAGTGCCTGCCTGTGCTGCAAGCGATTCTCAACGACCCGAGCATGGTAGGCCATGTGGCTCCTTTCTTCAGTCCAGGAGCAGCAAATGAAGAACAGTATGCCCTCATGTACCAGTCCGTAAGCTCCTGCATCATTCCAAGCCTCTACAATGCTGTGTTTGTGATGCTCTCCAAGTTTGATCTCCCTGGCTGGCTGATCAGCCACGAGCCCAGCAAGGCTGTGCGACAGCAGCTGCTAGTGGCCGTGGAGAAGGCACTTTGCAAGTGTGGCATCAGTCCGCAAGCACCCTTGTTGCCGCTGGTCGAGGTATTCCACCTTCATCTCTACAGCTTGCTGCAGTTCCACTTTCCTGAGCACTACGCGTTCGTCCTTGCCATGCTGCTCAGAGGCACAGAATCCTGCTCCATTGCCGTGACCACCTGGGGCGTGTTTCTGCAAGCACTGGGTTACTGCATGCCTGACAAGGTAGTGAAGACTTACGATGAGGAGTATGCAAAACATCAGTGCCTGTTGACATTGGCTGAAGCTGGGGGAAGTATAGACACTACAGCAGACCACTTCACCGGCCTAAGAAAATCTGACGCCTCCACAGCAAAGAGTGGCTTGTATGGTCGAGTGAGGCCGTTTCTTCCAGTGCTACCCCGTTTCTTCAGTGTCATCGCACACTGCTACATTTGGGAAAAGCTCAAAGCTCCTAGTGCCAACTTGCAAGAGGCTGTAAACATTGTGCTGCGGCTCTATGGACCCTGGCTGGAACTAACCGACGGCAAGAGTATGTGCCTGCCGTGGCTCCCTGGAGACACAAAAGATGCTAGCTGCATGGCAGACTCACTTGTTACTGTACTGGCCTTCTTTCCTCGCTGCTGCCAAGATGCCTGGAATGTGAATGTCCTGTCTTTTGCTTGGCAGCACTATTTCATCAAGTATGTGTGGACCAACCCGCCAGAATACATTACCACTGCTGTGCAAACTGCATTTGCCACATTGCCTTGGTCACAGTTTTGTCCCTCCACAGATGACATGAGGCTGGCTTGCAAGCTTTTGGAAGCAAAGTATTCTGGCCACTTGGATTTCCTGGTCAACGTGTTTACGCAAGTGCAGTGGAAGGAACGACTGGACGAAACCCTGCAGCTGGCAGCTGAATGTGTAGTGGAGTACCACTCATGTTTTGCTGAACTGGTTGTCAGCCTTGCATGGCACCAAAACATGTCTGCATTTGTGGCCACCACTGTTGGCCCACTGCACGAGCACGAGTGGGGCATGCTGCCTGTGGAACTGGTCAGCCTTGTCCAAAAGAAGCTTGCCTGCAACTGTGATGTGCGCCAGCTTCTGAAAGCaagccccggaacagacaagacaatGCTGGACTTTGTGGCCACCCTGTCGTGCATGTCACCCGGAACCAAGAGAGACCCAAACAAGCAGCTTTCGTTTGTGACCACGCTCGTTGGACTGTATGGCCCGGCCCTGGAAGCTGCCGAAGTTCAGGACGTGACCATGCTCCtgccgcagctgctcgaccaGTGTCAAATGGTGCAGGGTTCTGTGCCTGTTCTGGGGCGCGCCCTCTCTCTCCTGGACAGTGGCCGCAAGGGCAGCGCGCAAGAGCAGGCACTGCTCGGAGGCCTGCTACCCTGGCTCGACGAACGTCCGGGACATCCAGTCCTGCTGGCTGTGCTGGCAGCAGCCTGCACCAATATCGCGTCAGTGCAACACCTTGTTTGCGTGACGGAAGCCTGCCTCGCTGCGTTTTTCGAAGAAAACACTGCGGCCGACGGTGGCTGGGCGCAGGCGGCAGCCGCTTTCCGGGTTCCCGAGCTGACAGTGGCCGACTTCCGGGAGCAGTGTGCTATGCAGGGTGCGCATCTGACCCAAATGTGCTATCTGATGCACTGTTTGCCGCAGTGCCGCTCTCCTGAAGACGAACGTGCTCTGCTGGACCAGCTGGCCGACTGGGTTTCCCAGGGCCGAGCTGGTGGCGAGTCCGAACccaagctgctgctgctctgggCCAAGTTGCTGACCCTGAGCCTCCGTCAGCTTGACTTTGGTGGCAGCCCACAAGTGGTAGCTCGCCTCCTGGGAAACTTCTGCGCGACGTTGGGTGTCCTGGGTGAAGACCGTGACACAGGTGGCTTGCTCGGAGCTCTGGGCATGGGCCGCCGCTCAACGGTTTCTGTGCAGTTCAGGTTCTGCTGCCGTGTCGTGGCTGCTTTTGTGGCTGCGCGGCTCACTGACAATGCAGCTGTGGCCAACCAGATGCTCTCACGACTTCAGGTCCTACAGACCACCAAAGCATACCAGCCCCTGCTGCAAGAGATCCAAGAAGCCCTGAACATTGTGCAAGACACTAGTCTCACTCTTGGAGACAGCCTGCACATGATTCAAACACTTGTGAATTTTTTCTACTGTGAAAAGGCTTACCTAAGGGTCCTCTTCTTTGGCACTGTGTAA